The Campylobacter concisus sequence AACCACGCTTTGTAAGCTCCTCGATATCCTTGCTAGCTTTCTCGCCTTTTGCGGTGAGATAGTCGCCAATGACGATCGCATCGGCGCCATTTTCAAAGATCTCGTATTGTCTATCGCCTAAAATTTTCTCTCTGCCGCCAGCTATCATGACTCTAGTTTCTGGTAGAGCGCTTTTGGTCTCACGCACTATTTTTAGGGCTTCATCCGCACTAAGAGGAGGCAGATCAAGACTTAGAGATTCATTTTTTATGAAAAAATTTATCGGCGATGAAAACGGCTCAAGCTCTTTTAAACTAGCTCTAAAGCTCACTCTGTCAGCCTCGCTCTCACCAACACCGTAAATGCCACCAGTACAAAGCATGAGCCCAGCTCTTTTTGCATCTAAATTTGTCTGATACCTCTCATCCCAAGTGTGAGTTTTGCAAATTTTTGGGAAAAATTCTCGGCTTGTTTCAAGGTTGTGGTTGTAACTAAAAACGCCAGCCTTTTTAAGCTCGCTAAGCTGCTCGTAAGTTGCCATACCGTTACATGCGATGAGCATCAAATTTGGTACTTCTTTATGCACTACCTTTGCTAAAGAGACGATGTAGTCGGTCTTTTTGTCATTCAGCCTAGCACCACTTGTGACTAAACAAAAGCCAAGAGCGTGGTTTTTATAAGCCATTTTGGCTTCGTCCACCACCTGCTGCACGCTTTTTTCTTTAAATTTCGTGATATCAGCGCCAGCTTTGGCACTTTGCGTGCAATAAGCGCAGTCCTCGGCGCAGTTTCCTTGAGTGACTGAGCATATCGCACAGAGCATAATTGTTTTCATTTTTCATCCTTTTTGGGGCGTATTATAGCTTTGGTAGGTTTAAAATTTAAGTAGGATGATTTATGAATTTGCAAAAATAGTTTGATGAAATGTATAAATTTATTTTTATTCAAAAAAAAAAGGGGGGGGGCAAAGGGGCTTGAGTTACGGTCTGTTTGCAGCTGCGAGCTAGCGAAGCCAAGAGCCGTCCCCTTATCCCCTTTAATCATCTAAGCTCTTTGTACGTTAGAAGTGCATGTGATAGCGATTTTGCACTGCATGCGTTCGTATATATGGCAAGTGTCAAGTAAATTTTAAAATTTCAAGAACGAGTAATTTCGGCTCTAAAATTTGAGTTAAGCTATAAGCAAATCCAAATTTTAGCAGTCAATTCTTGCGAGTGAAATTTTAAAATTTGCTCCAAGATATAAATTTATTAAAAACTATGCGAAAAGCTTAAATTTTATGACATTACTTTTTCTTATAAATTTCCGCTTTCTCTTAAAAGACCAGTTTTTTAAATTTAGCAAAGCGCTAAGCTCATCAAAAAGTCCAAAAAGTGGGTGCTACGATGTGAACTACCCTCTAACTGAGTATAGTTGATGACGAGGTTTTTGCCCTTTATGCTGGCTAAGCTTAGCGGTGGTGTCAGACATTTAAAGCCCAAATTTATAAAAGTCAAATTTAGGCTCAAGGACTCAGATTTGGCTAGAATTTTTTAGTTTTCAGAGACAAGGGTCTTTTTCTTGCATTTTGTGCACTCGTGAAATGTGCCTTTTTTAAGCTCTTTTTTGATCATATCGCCGCCACATTCGTCGCATTTTTGCTCAACTGGCTCGTAGTTTGAGACGAAGTCACATTTTGGATAGTTGGCACACCCGTAAAATTTACCGCGCCTACTAAATCTCTCGACGATCTCGCCGCCGCATTTTGGACATGGCACATCAAGCTTTTTAAGCTCACGTTTTGGCTTAGCTACCACAGTAGCGCCTGCCTCTGCGCTCTTTTCATTATCTTTTGCGATATTTCTTGAGTATTTGCATTTTGGGAAATTTGAGCAAGCGATAAACTCGCCGTATCTGCCC is a genomic window containing:
- a CDS encoding biotin synthase; this encodes MKTIMLCAICSVTQGNCAEDCAYCTQSAKAGADITKFKEKSVQQVVDEAKMAYKNHALGFCLVTSGARLNDKKTDYIVSLAKVVHKEVPNLMLIACNGMATYEQLSELKKAGVFSYNHNLETSREFFPKICKTHTWDERYQTNLDAKRAGLMLCTGGIYGVGESEADRVSFRASLKELEPFSSPINFFIKNESLSLDLPPLSADEALKIVRETKSALPETRVMIAGGREKILGDRQYEIFENGADAIVIGDYLTAKGEKASKDIEELTKRGFSFASICH